One Siniperca chuatsi isolate FFG_IHB_CAS linkage group LG1, ASM2008510v1, whole genome shotgun sequence genomic window, ATGTTGAGGTGATGTTTTCTTGGCTATAGTCATAAAAAAGACCCCGAGAAAAGGCATCTAACGTTACAGACATAGCAGCAGATGTAATTCCAATTGGGAATGTGTTCTTGTTTCAAAAGATAAGTAgcttttgacattattttttattattctcaaTCTGCACTTTGCCTTTTAGAAGGCACCTTGGTGGcactgcagtttgtgtgtgatttccTTTTTAATTCAACAACCTGTGAATTCTTCTGTTCCACAAAACCTGGGACTACAATGAGAATATTGACTTTTGGAATATGGTGTTCAGGGCATTTAAATGAATTTGTCAAGATAAGAGCATATAGCTTGTTACACTGATTACTCAGAAGCTGTGGGGATTTTGATCGATTGTGTTACATTGTAAAATTACTAATAGCCAAGGCAGATAAGTGGGAATATGCTAGATCATAGTTTAGACCTTTATTATAATATACGTTAGAGacacattaattaataatatgGATGTTATTCAAACGTAAGTAAATGCAGTAATTGAGTTTTGCtctttctacatgtttacattGAGAATACATGTCCTGCGTGTTAACATGTAATGTACAGTTGATCACCAATAATCTGAAGGAAATTAAGGAAGACTGTTTGGCCAGTTGTTATTTAAAAGAGTTTGTAAAAAAGCAATGAGGTAAGACGTTTCTTGGAAAATGTCTTAAACAGAACAATGCAGCGTGAAGCAGTAGAAAACTATAAATAACTGAACCCCTTCAGAAGAGCAGTttgccccccctcccccctccccccactcCCCTCCTTATTATGGCTAGTGGTGGTTCTGGCAAATCAGCTAGTGAGGCATCAACCAGCACACCCAGTGGCAGTTTGCAGCAGAGGAAGCATCTCTCCTCCATCTGTGACACATGTAAGGCCAAGATGCAGCTGGTGGCCGACCTCCTCCTGCTGTCCAGCGAGACCAGGCCGGTCATGACCTCTGAGGGCGTGGCGGTGGCCGACACCTTCGACCAGTGCCGCGACACAGTCATCGCCAGGACTAAAGAGCTCTCCATTCTTACCCACGACATTCAGAGCCAGCTCAACATGGGCCGCTTCACCGAGGTGGGGGACCGCCTCTTGGAGATGGCCGACCTGGTGGTGTCTTTGACCGAGTGCTCGGCCCACGCTGCTTACCTGGCTGCCGTGGAGACCCCCGGCTCTCAGCCCTGCCTGCCGGGTCTGGTGGACCGCTACAAGGTGACGCGCTGCCGGCACGAAGTGGAGCAGAGCTGCAGCGTCCTCCGAGTCACACCCCTGCCAGACCTCACCCCCCAGGTCCTCCTCGAGCTCTCTCAGAACATCTCCACCAACCTCAAGAATCTGACGGACATCTCGTCGCTGGCCAGCGAGAGGTCCAGGGATCGCTTTGCAAAAGAGCAGTTCAAACTGAGTGTCAAGAGCATGAGCACGAGCGGCACAGCCTTCCTGGCATGTGTCAAAGAGGTGAAAACCCAGCCCAGTGAGCTGACCAGGAACCGCTGTGTCCTCTTTAGTGCCGCTCTGGTCCAGGCTGTCAGTGCCCTGGTCGGGTTCGCCACAGAGCCTCAGTTCCTGGGAAGAGCTGCAAGTATCTCCACTGAAGGGAAGGGGGTACAGACTGCAGTGTTAGGGGGGGCCATGAGTGTGGTTTCAGCCTGTGTCCTCCTCACTCAGGGCCTCAGGGACGTTGCACAGCATCCCGAGAGCAGCTCCAAAATGGCAGACTACCGTGAGCGCCTGCGTAATTCAGCGTGTGCTGTTTCGGACGGCTGCACTTTGCTCACTCAGGCGCTCAGAGAACGCTCCTCTCCAAGGACTCTGCCGCCAGTCAACTCTCATTCTGTGAATTAGTTTAGGAAGAGGCAACATGAGCTCCAGTCCCCTCTGTCCTATTCTGACGTACCAAAGAGACTCACTTGGGTTATCCCTGTTCATCAGGTTTAGAGTCAGAGTAACATCAGAAGAAGGCTGTCTGTGGGTCTGTTCCTGTGGTTGAAATGTGTTCAAATGCAGAGGAGCACTAAAACAACCGCTACAGGGTTCTGTGCCGCGCTGGATGCGACTCAGACCTTGTTCGAAACGGACCACTTGACCGCTCTGGGCCGAACCCGGGCTCAGCTGACAGCCCGCTCTCACCAACAGACAGCAGCCTTCAAACCTGAAAAGTTTACCTCAGTTTTCAGCTCCG contains:
- the tlnrd1 gene encoding talin rod domain-containing protein 1 — protein: MASGGSGKSASEASTSTPSGSLQQRKHLSSICDTCKAKMQLVADLLLLSSETRPVMTSEGVAVADTFDQCRDTVIARTKELSILTHDIQSQLNMGRFTEVGDRLLEMADLVVSLTECSAHAAYLAAVETPGSQPCLPGLVDRYKVTRCRHEVEQSCSVLRVTPLPDLTPQVLLELSQNISTNLKNLTDISSLASERSRDRFAKEQFKLSVKSMSTSGTAFLACVKEVKTQPSELTRNRCVLFSAALVQAVSALVGFATEPQFLGRAASISTEGKGVQTAVLGGAMSVVSACVLLTQGLRDVAQHPESSSKMADYRERLRNSACAVSDGCTLLTQALRERSSPRTLPPVNSHSVN